Proteins from a genomic interval of Diaphorobacter sp. HDW4A:
- a CDS encoding IclR family transcriptional regulator yields MNSEADGKLVSALVRGVSILGCFSNKRQELSGKELMDLTGLPKPTLFRLTDTLCELGLLRYSERLSKFVPGIGLLNLSSPVLARMHLRQFARPQMMELANHIGGQIQIGVGSGQKLVLVELANGMDNKVFTPQMGVGMSLSRTATGRAYLLCLPEVEREAYLAELAVHEPDRAAQLRERLVDARHDLATHGFCRSHGDLHREIQSIAVPLSLPIDGERWVIAASIPTYNPKSRELESDVGPRLITLVRSVEGVLGASSLY; encoded by the coding sequence ATGAATTCTGAAGCAGATGGCAAACTGGTCAGTGCGCTGGTGCGGGGCGTATCCATTCTGGGCTGCTTCTCCAACAAGCGTCAGGAACTGAGCGGCAAGGAGCTGATGGACCTCACCGGGCTGCCCAAGCCCACCCTGTTTCGGCTGACCGACACGCTCTGCGAGCTGGGGCTGCTGCGGTATTCGGAGCGCCTGTCCAAGTTTGTGCCGGGGATCGGGCTGCTCAATCTCTCTTCGCCGGTGCTCGCGCGTATGCATCTGCGGCAGTTTGCGCGTCCGCAGATGATGGAGTTGGCCAACCATATCGGCGGGCAAATCCAGATCGGGGTCGGCTCAGGCCAGAAGCTGGTGCTGGTCGAGCTGGCCAATGGCATGGACAACAAAGTGTTCACGCCGCAGATGGGAGTCGGCATGTCGCTCTCGCGCACCGCCACGGGCCGTGCTTATCTGCTGTGCCTTCCTGAAGTGGAGCGCGAAGCCTATCTTGCCGAGCTGGCCGTGCACGAGCCCGACCGTGCCGCGCAACTGCGTGAACGGTTGGTGGACGCACGCCATGACCTCGCCACCCATGGTTTTTGCCGCAGCCACGGTGATCTGCACCGTGAGATTCAGTCGATTGCCGTTCCGCTTTCGCTGCCCATTGATGGTGAACGCTGGGTGATCGCCGCCTCCATCCCGACCTACAACCCCAAGAGCCGCGAGCTGGAGTCCGACGTCGGCCCGCGCCTGATCACACTGGTGCGTTCGGTGGAGGGCGTGCTTGGCGCGTCCAGCCTCTACTAG
- a CDS encoding tripartite tricarboxylate transporter substrate binding protein: protein MTPYSRRKALCAIAAALGCAPWAAHAESIWPSKTITFVVPGAAGGSTDIPARFLAIKLSERLGQPIIVDNKPGAGGSLGSGIVARAQPDGYTVLVGNSGSNAINYTAYKKLSYKPTDFVALTDMISFANVLVVPVKSPLKTLPQLIDTARKEPGKLAFSSAGVGQTTHLMGELFKQRTGTDVVHVAYKGSAPGTMAVVSGETQFMFDNMTASLAHIKDGKLRPLAVTGSTREPELPDVPTMTELGMPDFNKVGWMGFFLPAKTPPEIVKKLTDNLIAVLQSPEVQKRYRELGGRPGGMPPEQFNKMVNDDQKSWGELITSQHLQLD from the coding sequence ATGACGCCCTATTCACGCCGCAAAGCGCTGTGCGCCATCGCGGCCGCCCTCGGCTGTGCGCCATGGGCCGCACATGCCGAATCCATCTGGCCGAGCAAGACCATCACCTTTGTGGTCCCTGGCGCGGCGGGGGGATCAACCGATATCCCCGCGCGCTTTCTCGCCATCAAGCTCAGCGAGCGACTGGGCCAACCGATCATCGTGGACAACAAGCCCGGCGCGGGCGGCTCGCTAGGCTCGGGCATCGTCGCGCGCGCCCAGCCCGATGGCTACACCGTGCTCGTCGGCAACTCAGGCTCCAACGCGATCAACTACACGGCCTACAAGAAGCTCAGCTACAAGCCCACGGATTTCGTCGCGCTCACCGACATGATCTCGTTCGCCAACGTGTTGGTGGTGCCCGTCAAATCGCCCCTCAAGACACTGCCGCAGCTCATCGACACCGCCCGCAAGGAGCCAGGCAAGCTCGCATTCTCCTCGGCGGGGGTCGGCCAGACCACGCACCTCATGGGCGAGCTGTTCAAGCAGCGCACTGGCACCGATGTCGTGCACGTCGCCTACAAGGGCTCGGCCCCCGGCACCATGGCCGTGGTGAGCGGCGAGACGCAATTCATGTTCGACAACATGACCGCTTCGCTTGCCCACATCAAGGACGGCAAGCTGCGCCCCCTCGCCGTGACCGGATCCACCCGCGAGCCCGAACTGCCAGACGTGCCGACCATGACCGAACTCGGCATGCCCGACTTCAACAAGGTCGGCTGGATGGGCTTCTTCCTGCCCGCGAAAACCCCGCCGGAGATCGTCAAGAAACTCACCGACAACCTCATCGCCGTGCTGCAATCCCCCGAGGTCCAGAAACGTTATCGCGAACTCGGCGGCAGACCCGGAGGCATGCCGCCCGAGCAGTTCAACAAGATGGTGAACGACGATCAGAAATCATGGGGTGAGCTGATAACGAGCCAGCATCTGCAGTTGGACTAG
- a CDS encoding CaiB/BaiF CoA-transferase family protein has protein sequence MSKVLDSIRVLEIGGLGPGPFCAMHLADLGADVISVVREAENTGPTGTLLNRGKRSVFADLKSEAGRQLVLTLVASADVLIEGMRPGVMERLGLGPEECLRVNPELVYGRMTGWGQDGPLAPRAGHDNNYASVAGALWGCSPADARPVSSFAMVGDIGGGALYLLTGLLAGIIHARQTGKGTVVDAAIVDGAAHMLNLALSARQRGMVADERGQSMYDSSPFYETYVCADGHHITIGAIEPQFYVLLLQTLGLTGDPDFATAQHDRSAWPKRRARLQTIFLQQSRARWQTVFESTDVCFGAVLSPLEASQHPHMRARGVYNERGGVLQAAPAPRFDGRAYETSEACNAGAHTQAVLDALAHGDVQKVWRR, from the coding sequence GTGAGCAAAGTACTTGACAGCATCCGCGTTCTCGAAATCGGCGGCCTTGGCCCCGGCCCGTTCTGTGCGATGCATCTGGCCGATCTGGGCGCGGATGTGATCTCGGTCGTGCGCGAGGCCGAGAACACCGGCCCCACCGGCACGCTGCTCAATCGCGGCAAGCGCTCGGTGTTCGCCGATTTGAAGAGCGAGGCGGGCAGGCAATTGGTGCTCACGCTTGTCGCGAGCGCCGATGTACTGATCGAAGGCATGCGCCCCGGGGTGATGGAGCGCCTAGGCCTCGGCCCCGAGGAATGTCTGCGTGTGAACCCCGAACTCGTCTATGGCCGCATGACCGGCTGGGGTCAGGACGGACCGCTCGCCCCCCGAGCCGGACACGACAACAACTACGCCTCGGTCGCGGGTGCGCTTTGGGGCTGCAGCCCGGCGGACGCGCGCCCCGTGTCCTCGTTCGCGATGGTCGGCGACATTGGCGGCGGAGCGCTCTACCTTTTGACCGGTTTGCTCGCGGGCATCATCCATGCCCGCCAGACGGGCAAGGGCACCGTCGTCGATGCCGCCATCGTCGACGGCGCGGCCCACATGCTCAACCTCGCCCTGAGCGCTCGCCAGCGCGGCATGGTGGCCGACGAGCGCGGCCAGAGCATGTACGACAGCTCACCGTTCTACGAAACCTATGTCTGCGCCGACGGCCACCACATCACCATCGGCGCCATCGAGCCGCAGTTCTACGTGCTGCTGCTGCAAACGCTGGGCCTCACGGGTGATCCCGATTTCGCCACCGCCCAGCACGACCGCTCTGCCTGGCCCAAGCGCCGCGCGCGCCTGCAGACGATCTTTCTGCAGCAATCACGCGCGCGCTGGCAGACGGTTTTTGAATCCACCGACGTGTGCTTCGGTGCGGTGCTCAGCCCGCTCGAGGCGTCGCAGCATCCGCACATGCGCGCGCGTGGTGTGTACAACGAGCGCGGCGGCGTGTTGCAGGCAGCGCCAGCACCACGGTTTGATGGCAGGGCGTATGAAACGTCCGAGGCGTGCAATGCAGGAGCGCATACGCAGGCGGTGCTGGACGCCCTTGCGCATGGCGACGTGCAGAAAGTCTGGCGACGCTGA